The Candidatus Polarisedimenticolaceae bacterium genome window below encodes:
- a CDS encoding SelT/SelW/SelH family (seleno)protein: MTIEIEYCTQUNYKPRAAGLAAELQKSFGVEPKLLASAGGVFEIKVDGKKVFSKKALGRFPEEGEVEGLIRAAQ, from the coding sequence ATGACGATCGAGATCGAATACTGCACCCAGTGAAACTACAAGCCGAGAGCCGCCGGTCTGGCGGCCGAGCTGCAGAAGTCGTTCGGGGTCGAGCCTAAGCTCCTGGCGTCGGCCGGCGGCGTGTTCGAGATCAAGGTCGACGGCAAGAAGGTGTTCTCGAAGAAGGCGCTCGGACGCTTTCCCGAGGAAGGCGAGGTCGAGGGGCTGATCCGCGCCGCGCAGTGA
- a CDS encoding proline dehydrogenase family protein → MSLLDKTIALTLPAVPKPIVGYFSKRYIAGPTRDDAFRVVRTLADEGAMATLDILGEFISSIDEADANTADYVELVQQIAATKLPRANVSVKLTGLGLLLDRARCLDNMRRLTRAAADADNFVRIDMEDAQCTDATLGIYRTLRTEFPGRVGVVLQARLRRTLDDIDALTATPANFRLCKGIYLEPREIAFDDPQIIRDNFTLCLERMLERSAYVGIATHDERLVWEGLRLVRRFGLAPHQYEFQMLLGVEDDLRRILLKSGHRVRVYVPFGEQWYAYSVRRLRENPQIAGYAFKAMFR, encoded by the coding sequence ATGAGTCTTCTCGACAAGACGATCGCTCTCACGCTGCCCGCCGTCCCCAAGCCGATCGTCGGCTACTTCTCCAAGCGGTACATCGCCGGCCCTACCCGCGACGACGCCTTCCGTGTCGTCCGCACGCTCGCCGACGAGGGCGCGATGGCGACCCTCGACATCCTGGGCGAGTTCATCTCGTCGATCGACGAGGCCGACGCGAACACCGCGGATTACGTCGAGCTCGTCCAGCAGATCGCGGCCACGAAGCTCCCTCGCGCGAACGTTTCGGTCAAGCTCACCGGCCTCGGCCTGCTCCTCGACCGGGCGCGGTGCCTCGACAACATGCGCCGGCTCACACGGGCCGCCGCCGACGCGGACAACTTCGTGCGCATCGACATGGAAGACGCGCAGTGCACGGATGCGACCCTCGGGATCTACCGCACGCTGCGCACCGAGTTCCCCGGCCGCGTCGGCGTCGTGCTCCAGGCGCGCCTCCGTCGCACCTTGGACGACATCGACGCGCTCACCGCGACCCCCGCGAACTTCCGGCTGTGCAAGGGGATCTACCTCGAGCCGCGCGAGATCGCCTTCGACGACCCGCAGATCATCCGCGACAACTTCACGCTCTGCCTCGAGCGGATGCTCGAGAGGAGCGCGTACGTCGGCATCGCGACGCACGACGAGCGCCTCGTCTGGGAAGGCCTCCGCCTCGTCAGAAGATTCGGCCTGGCGCCGCACCAGTACGAGTTCCAGATGCTCCTCGGCGTCGAGGACGATCTCCGGAGGATCCTGCTCAAATCGGGCCACCGCGTCCGCGTCTACGTGCCGTTCGGCGAGCAGTGGTACGCCTACTCGGTGCGCCGCCTTCGCGAGAACCCTCAGATCGCGGGGTATGCGTTCAAGGCGATGTTCCGCTGA
- a CDS encoding DUF2231 domain-containing protein, with translation MLHLIHPALVHLTVAFLIAGGVVEALGVLRQRASWEATGTVLVVTGTLALIPTLITGFLAENSLTLTEAGAAAVDQHERYGIMVLGVFLPLLLVRAWGRGRVPEGARRLYAAGLLAGVALTVLVAFLGGRMVYELGVGVGK, from the coding sequence TTGCTCCACCTCATCCACCCGGCGCTCGTCCACCTCACGGTCGCATTCCTCATCGCCGGAGGCGTCGTCGAGGCGCTGGGCGTTCTCCGGCAGCGCGCCTCGTGGGAGGCGACGGGCACGGTGCTCGTCGTCACCGGGACGCTCGCGCTCATCCCGACGCTGATCACGGGGTTTCTCGCGGAGAACTCGCTCACGCTCACGGAGGCCGGCGCCGCGGCGGTCGATCAGCACGAGCGCTACGGGATCATGGTGCTCGGCGTCTTCCTGCCGCTCCTGCTCGTGCGTGCGTGGGGACGCGGGCGCGTCCCCGAAGGCGCGCGGCGGCTCTACGCGGCGGGGCTTCTCGCCGGCGTCGCGCTCACCGTTCTCGTCGCGTTTCTGGGAGGGCGGATGGTCTACGAGCTGGGTGTGGGAGTCGGGAAGTAG